The window CCAAAAAGACTCTATCAACACTGAGTAGTTATCCTAGCAAGATGTGGAGTAGTGTGGTGGAGAGAtggaacaaggtgagttgatgttcCTATTATAGGTTAGAATACACCACTGGAACACTGGGAAAAAATATAGAATTCGTTGCCTCCATGTTTGAACGGTAATTGATAATGTAAACCACTACTTAGATGCTGGGTAAGAAGCCACCACCAGCTACTACTACAGAGACGAAGACCATCGGAACTAACGAGGTGGCTAAGGCTGAAACGGGAATGACGGTGGAAAAGGATGAAACGCAGAGTGAGACGAAAGAGACTCCGACCgccgaagaaggtgaaggagataAGAAAAagacagaagagaaagcaCCGAAAAAAGTGAAtaaagatgaggaggaaaagaaataAGAAGAAGGCGTCTGTGATTGGGTTATGACatgcattcattcatcatgatcgttATATCAGATACAACATTTATCTCCCGTTCCGTTGTTTGATCGACTGTTTATATCTATGGGTATATAATCGTGGACTAAAGTGATTGGAAAAGGGAATCTTAAACCTTTATTTTCCAACTATTCATAATAAGTGTTTTGTCTATGGACCTCATCAAACTCATCCTGGTGATCTCCCAGACTAGGTGATTTCCTGATCGTTCCTTCCAACAATCTATAAAAgctatccttctcttcattctcccttAAGACCTGATACATTTCAAACAGTATTTCTAGTTTCCCAACAATGATATCTCCCTTTTCGCTATCCGGTAACAGCGGTAAATAGGAGTGGTCGTGATCTTGAATAGCCACTTTACCAAGATTCAGCCATTCCATCGCTTTAATTTCCAGATCTAGCTCGTTCGATCCTTCTATATGTTCTTTCCATATGTTATTGAGAGAAACTAAGATCTTACATCTAAGTCGATCTTTCACCTGGTTACCTGACTCTGATTCTTCGACAGTCTCTTCTTTTTGTCTGACGACATTCAATTCAGTTTGAGTCTGGGATGCATTCTCGATTTGCGTTTGGTTTTTCTGAACAACCTCGATATGATTTTCCTCCTGcttttcttcctcgtctATCCAGAACCCCCTCTTCCCCTCCGTATGCACCTTCGAATACCCATTCTGCGTATCCGCctccaatccaccattcaATCCTAAAGCTTTTAGACTTTCTGTCAATCTCTTAGCTTGTTCTTCGTGACTATCCACTGCTGGAGGTGATTTCGAGTGATGGAAAGGCGTATGTGTACCTGGTGTTATAGGTGCAGTGGCTGGTCGGGAATACCGTGCCCAATAAGCATCTTCTACATGTTGGTCGTCTAGTATATCTGTATGAGGCGAAGGGGACGAAGTGGGAGAATCAAAGGCCGTCCAATATCCCTCGGGTGCTTCATTATCCCCATTAACCTCACCAACTTCATCCATAGCGTTCTGTCCAGCTTCATTGAGCAGATTCACTAGTTGTTCCGGAGTCGAAACAAATTGATGTTGTGTGCCTGAAGGTAAACGAGCAGAATGATACACCCATCCTCTACTTTCCGAATtcccatattcatattcaaaCCAAATTTCCACACTTTCATCCGTCGTACTATCAAGTTCAGGTAAGATCGGTATCCTCGCAtatacttcttctccctctttcgTATACTGTACATCGCCTAACTGATGCCCATGGCACAGCTCGCTCGACCTCGTTGAGACAGGCTGCGAATCgttggaagggaaaggtgaaagatgagagtCGAGATCAGATAGAGAAGGAGGTAGGTACAGTAGCCGCTGGAGGAGCGCCTTCGACAAAAACTCCTGGGGgagtggtgaaggtggtaagaggTATGGAAGGAGGTTTGTGATgagtgagatgggaagagggggaaTGGAAGTTGGTAAGGTGGTCATGGCGTTGAGGGGTATCTCCAGTAGAGTCTTCTTGCGTGGGTCTGTTGGCTGCTATGATGTGGACCTTGTCGGTCTGCGCTGTTCCGTGTGATGAGGATATGAAGATTATTCGACCTGTGATAGATCTGTTGACATATATAaccctctctctctctctctttcaacttttttttttctatTTCCATCTAAATGTTTTGCTTTTGTCTCCATTTCCCCCCACCGACGTGTCATCACCACTCGGGCAATTCTCGGCTATTCCAAATAACCGAACTACAACGCGGTGATCCGATAGATCCGTGATTAGGAACAAACGAGATTGCGAGAATTCAATGTCACTTGTCACCCACTTTCAACATCCATGTCTAAATCCATTCCAGCCAACTGAGCGGTCTTGTTCTTATTATGTGGACCTTGCGTCCTGGGCTCGAGCGATGTCGGTCACATCCTTCCCGAAAGTCCCTAGAGGTATACGCCTGATGAAGACCTCTATACGGCTTCTTCAGCTCAGTCAattttcatcttcgatcttgcGTTCCGCCAAAGCTTCCCCTCAATTATTGGCCTTATCTTCCCTAGTCAAAGAATCGGACCACGCAGCAGCAAGAGAGTGGGTGGACAGCTTCAAGCTGGATGATGTACCGAAAGATGGGTATGTGGTCAGTAGAAGTAGATCCAACGGACCTGGAGGACAGGTGCGTTGATAACGATCTCAAGTGTTGTAACTTATTGCTGATGGGATAAACGTTGTTCGATGATCAAGCACGTCAACAAGACAGAATCAAAGGTCGCTCTACGTTGCGATCTCAGCAAAGCCAAAGGTGAATGGCTGCCTGGTTTTGTATTTCAGCCTATGATGAAGTCTGTAAGTTGGCCAAGGGCTTTTCTCGTATATCGCCTATAAGACTTCAGAACCCACCTGGACTCAGAAAAGTGCTGATCGACCCTTCCTTGATACCCTTCAACATAGCCCCACTACCTACCCAGCCCTCCTGCCTTACTCATATCCGCCCAAACATCCCGTACGGCCTCTCAGAACCTCACGACTGCCCTTGACATCTTACATAAAACCATAGTCCACGCGGCAGAAAGCGTCATCGTGAATCCTACATCCCACGAACAAAAAGCAAAAGTCAAGAGATAtatcaagaaggagaatgagaagaggatagagatgaagaagaggaactCGGCGAAGAAGGCTTCGCGGAGGGATGTCGATTAGGATGATCGGATGGGAGATCATATCGAAAGTCTTATCCCGGTCAAAAGAAGCGCAAGCTCGTCCCTCTGACGACACCTCCCCCGGTAGATGTTTGCATGGAAATCTCGCTAAGCAACGCAGAGGTGCTCCCAAGGTCGGTCTTATGAGCTCACAGCTGCATCATATGACTACAACAGCGTCAACTGAGTCGCGTTACACGAATACACATGGATTACGGTGAAAGTACATCGTATATCAGCTGGTGATGGTCATCCGTAGCGACAAGTCTCAGATTTGACGACTATGCATATTCTTGTTCGATCTCATTGCCACTACCACTGACTACAACAACAATTTCCTTTCCATTCACCAATCTAACCGTCCACAAGTGAAGATCCTAAGGAGCATCATCGAAACCCATGTTGACGACACATCGGATACAGCCACCGGCCTGGTCATTTGTTTTTTAGCTTCATTCCATTCAGTGGATTGAGATTCgtaaatcactcacatgcaTATCATCGAACCCTTTGTTGATACCTTCCAGGtcttggtggtgagtgaCGAATTCGTCTACCCAGAGTGTACCCGCGAGGTAGTCTATTATACAAGGTACCCACGAGGTcagatatcttcatcagacATAAGATGATTCAGAAGGCTCACCATCGACAATGCCTGGTAACTCAGTTCGACCTTTGACACCACCGAAAGCAGATCCTTTCCAAGTTCGACCGGTCACCTAGATAATGGCTATTGATCAGCTGAGTCGAAACATCTTTAGAGTGAGGAAACAACTGACGAGTTGGAATCTGTAGATTCGGAACAGCATGATCCAGTGTAAACGTCACAATGCAGCACCACAATACACGGGACGAACTAACTCACGGTCGGGTAGAGATCTCAGCACCGGCAGGAGCGACACCGATGACATTACATACACCCCAACCTTTGTGACAGGCTTCGAGCGCGGATCGCATCACTTTGACCTGTCGGCGGTTGTATATGCTttggatcaggatgatgTTCACTAAACGTGGAGATATCGATGTCACTCACATTACCAGTAGCATCAAAGGTGAAGTCAAGACCACCATCAGTCTCTTCTACCAACCAGTCAACGATGGATTTGCCTTCAGGAAGTTGGGTGGGGTTGACGAAGTCGGCTATGAGGTTTTCTGATCAGCAAATAGTCTGAACTGTGAatcttctttcaattcaATATGTCAACTCACTCGCACCGAACTTCTTGGcccattcctccttcttatcaTTAGTATCAATCGCGATGATCCTCTTGGCATTCTTCGCTTTGGCACCTTGCAGGATACTCAACCCCACGCAGCCGATACCAAACACCGCGACATTGGAATCTTCGATACCTGGCGTCTTGGTGGCTGCTCCGTATCCGGTGGTGATACCACATCCCAGGAGACAAGCTTTCTCAAGAGGTGCTTTGGAGTTGACAGTGACGACGGAGAATTTGGAGACGACGGTGTattgagagaaggtggatgtGCCCATCTAAGGTGGGTAAGGATGCATCAGCTTGAGCTGGTAGAGGATGTCGACCGGATATGAATGAGCAGGGCTAGGACCAAAGGGTGGTGCAAGGTATACGAATGGGGGGCTGTCGCGATACTCACGAAATGTAGGATGTCTTTTCCTTTACACTTGAATCTAGAGGTGCCATCTGGCATCACACCTTTACCTTGAGTCGCTCGAACTGGACATATAACAACAAGCAGAGCATTGAGCATCTAGATAGCACGATGTCTGAGCTGAATAGACACGCGACTCACCTCGTCCACAGAGGTtggttttacctgatttacAGAATTTACACTCCCTGCATTCTACAGACAAGGAATACGTCGTCAGCAGAGATAAGATGTACTGTCCACCATGGCTTGTTGAACCTCACCAGCAGTGTAAAGTGGAACAACGTGATCACCGACTTTGACGTTGTCTACACCCTCACCGACAGACTCGAcgataccaccaccttcatgTCCGAGAATGACGGGGAAGGCACCCTCGGGATCTTTGCCTGATAAGGTGTATGCGTCGCTATTCCAGATAAGATATATGGTGTGCTCAGTGTGACGCTGGAGGTGTTGAtctgaaggaggatgatacaTACGTGTGACAGATACCAGTGCTATGACGATGGATTAATTAGCtattgtgatgatgaagatgtctTGATAACACTCACTATAAGATCTTGATTCGgacttcaccttctttggGTGGAGCTACTTCGACATCCTCGATCGAGAGCGGCTTGCCTATGATAAATGGGTGGTTGGTACCTTCTGATAGCATCTTAGGATACATGAGAGGTGTACTGACCTGCCTCCCAAGCAATGGCAGCTTTACAAGTGATAGTCTATGAAGGAGATAACGAATCATCAGTGTTCATTATCTTCGACCCAATCTATGAAGACATCTCGAGCTCACTTTTCCTTCGGTCGACATTGTATGACAAAGTATGGAGGATGAGTAtgggataagaagaagagaaagatgtaatGAGCAAAGACAGAAAGAATATGAGGGAACggactcactcttctcatGGACCGAAGTTTACCGAtgactcatcatcatcatcccagtgacaaagtggaggttcATACTGGCATGACAACTAAAGGATAAGCGAGGTAGTGATATAGCATGCATGAACATAGTCAATAGATTGAGTGGGGGTgttgaggagatgagatgcatGCACCACATCCAGTAGATCGGGGTGATGGTTGTGGACTGGGGACCGTCGTcggattggaagagatgggtgGGTGTCAGCTGGGTGTCTCAGTGAGCCCCTCTCTCCAGCTTGATGgagctcatcatccatgCATATACATCCACCTGGTCCTGACGCAGGCAAGATCCCAGTCTCTGCTGCTAGACTCCCAGCGGCAtgggtgttgatgaagagacttGCCATCATTCCCTCTCTGGTATCAACTCGGCATCTCCGCCTGGTCTTTACCTCGGATATGAACCTTGTTTCTTTGTCTTGTGACATGACCATCAGCATATCACTACCCAAACCCAAAAGCTAATCAGGCAACTCACGACGACAGTCATAACAGTGATACTCGTAgagtactcgtactcgtGGTGCAGCacagtagatgatgaagtaggGCAAGGATGGATACCAGAAGTACGTCCGATTAGGTTCATAGCAATCGAGATCAGCTTCAAATCAATTCAGTCATCTTTTCAAACATATtctacatcaccatcttccatgTAATGCTCATATCataagatgaaagatgcCGCCTGCATCCAGTAAACTGCTCAACcctctctcactctcacccaCCGAcccttcgtcctcatctcAATCAGCCGGCTTGTCAAGGATGACCACGCAATCCAACAAACCACCTCGTTTCTACTTACCTTCCCCGTCCAACTCATCACCTCATACACCCGTCTATCCGCTGTCCAGAGTAGTATCCAGAGCTCAATCAGATACCAATGCA of the Kwoniella mangroviensis CBS 8507 chromosome 3, whole genome shotgun sequence genome contains:
- a CDS encoding S-(hydroxymethyl)glutathione dehydrogenase, whose protein sequence is MSTEGKTITCKAAIAWEAGKPLSIEDVEVAPPKEGEVRIKILYTGICHTDAYTLSGKDPEGAFPVILGHEGGGIVESVGEGVDNVKVGDHVVPLYTAECRECKFCKSGKTNLCGRVRATQGKGVMPDGTSRFKCKGKDILHFMGTSTFSQYTVVSKFSVVTVNSKAPLEKACLLGCGITTGYGAATKTPGIEDSNVAVFGIGCVGLSILQGAKAKNAKRIIAIDTNDKKEEWAKKFGATDFVNPTQLPEGKSIVDWLVEETDGGLDFTFDATGNVKVMRSALEACHKGWGVCNVIGVAPAGAEISTRPFQLVTGRTWKGSAFGGVKGRTELPGIVDDYLAGTLWVDEFVTHHQDLEGINKGFDDMHAGGCIRCVVNMGFDDAP